The segment CCTACAGAGCCAGGAAGCGGTCCAAGTCCAACACGCCGATGACTCGGTCGCCGTGTTGCACGATGCCCCGCAGGAATTCCGACTTCTCGGACGGCAGATGGAACGGCGGCGGTAAGATGGCCTCCGGCGACACACGGTATACGTAAGACTGGCGCTCGATGAAGAGTCCGACCCGGTCGTCTCCGTCCTGGATGACCAAGATCCACAGGCGCGTCGTGTCCGGCGGCGGGAGGCCCAACCGGCGGTGGGTATCGTAGACCACGACCATGCGCCCCCGGAGGCTCATGACCCCCCGGACTTCCGGCGGAGCCCCCGGGACTCGGGTGAATACCTCGACGGATTCCGTCGGGGTAGCGGCCTTCTCCTCGACGGACTGAACCCACCGGACGGACCAGATGTATCGGACCTGAGCGAGAGGGACGGCATACCACTCCCCGGCCAGCGAGAACACCAGAAGGGCCTCGGCCGACTCGACCGTCTCCGCCGTCGGCCGCACCGGGCCGCGACCCAAAGCCGGGGCGCCCTTCAGCAGGCGGGCCAAGATTTGGGCCGGCGCGGCGGGTCGACCCTCGGGCGGCACCGGCCGGCTTTCTTGAGCCTCAGGCCGACTGGCAGACTCGGGGACCGGCGGCGCTGGGACCGGGACCTCGGCCAACGCCGTCGGCGGGGCCGTGGGCGGCGTCTCGGACGGCGTCGGCGGCTTCGGGGCCTCCGCGGGCGGCGGACCTTCCACGGCCTCCGGCGGGGCCTGCGCCCTATCCTGAGATTCCGGCCGGGACGTCGCCTTCTGCGCTCGCGCCTTGCGCCGGACCCGGGCGATGTCGACCATTGCGCTGGACCTCGGACGGTCGCATGATAAATGCAGGATACAAGATGCAGGATACGGGATGCAAGATGCGGGATCGGGTCCCGGATGTCGGGTCCCCGGTCCCAGGCCATCGGTGTTACAACTCATTGCCCTTCGGCCCCATGGGCCAGGCCCTGCAGGCTTCTTCATGATGCTGTGGATCGGACTTCTCATCGGGGTCGTCGTCGGCGTGCTTCTGTATCGATACTACGCCCGCTGGATTTTGCGGGACCTCCTCCGCAAGGTCCGTCCCGTCCCTCAACGCTTGGGCCCCTTGTTCCCGACCCTCCATTTTCTTTACCACGCCATGCGGGACCAGGTCGCTTCCCTTCAGGGTCGGGCCCGGCAGCTGGCCGACTCCTTGGAAGCGATACAGGCGATCTTTCGGCACCTCGGGACGCCCTTCCTGATCGTCGATGCGGAGGGCCGCCTGACATTTTGGAACCCGGCCGCTCAACAACTCCTGAGCCTCCCCGCCCCATCGGATACGACCGGCCCCGTATACTACTGGATGGCCGACTTTGACGCCTTCATGCAGGAACGCCTCCAGCGCCTCCTGAAAAACCCCGAGAACGCCCAGTGGCTGTGGGACCGCTCTGAGGACCGGAACACTTACGAGGCCACGGCCTGGGTCCTCCAGACGAATCCCCTGCAGGTCGCCCTCCTCATCGTGAACCGCTCGGTCGAGGTCCGCCTCTCCCAGTATAAGGCCGAGGTCATCGCCCAACTGACCCACGACTTGCGGACGCCCGTGACGGCCCTCACGCAGGCCGTCGAGCTCCTCCGCCAGCATCCGAGCCCGCCCGAGTGGGCCGAGGTCGTCGACATCGTCGAACGGCAGGTCCAGCGGCTTCAGCAGTTTGTCGAACGCGTCGAGGCCCTCTACCAGACGGAGCGGCCCGAGCCGGTCGAGCCCCCCCAGGTCGTGTCTCTCTCAGAGGTCCTCCACCGCGTCGTCCGAGACCTCGAAGCGTCCTATCGGTCCAAGGGCGTCACGATCCGGGCCGATATCGCCCCGGATGTCTGCGTCCGGGGATGGCCTCAGTGGCTCGAGACCCTCTGTGTCAACCTCCTGGACAACGCCCTGAAGTTTTCCATGTACGGCCAGCGGGTGTGGGTCCGTCTCGCTCGCCAGGACGGCCAAGCCGTCCTGACC is part of the bacterium HR11 genome and harbors:
- the phoR gene encoding Phosphate regulon sensor protein PhoR, whose protein sequence is MMLWIGLLIGVVVGVLLYRYYARWILRDLLRKVRPVPQRLGPLFPTLHFLYHAMRDQVASLQGRARQLADSLEAIQAIFRHLGTPFLIVDAEGRLTFWNPAAQQLLSLPAPSDTTGPVYYWMADFDAFMQERLQRLLKNPENAQWLWDRSEDRNTYEATAWVLQTNPLQVALLIVNRSVEVRLSQYKAEVIAQLTHDLRTPVTALTQAVELLRQHPSPPEWAEVVDIVERQVQRLQQFVERVEALYQTERPEPVEPPQVVSLSEVLHRVVRDLEASYRSKGVTIRADIAPDVCVRGWPQWLETLCVNLLDNALKFSMYGQRVWVRLARQDGQAVLTVRDEGPGIPPDEQARIFDRFFRGRWAVQMGVPGSGLGLSIVKHIVLRHGGQVQVRSTLGAGTEFIVTLPLSAGNLTT
- the cheW_2 gene encoding Chemotaxis protein CheW, with amino-acid sequence MVDIARVRRKARAQKATSRPESQDRAQAPPEAVEGPPPAEAPKPPTPSETPPTAPPTALAEVPVPAPPVPESASRPEAQESRPVPPEGRPAAPAQILARLLKGAPALGRGPVRPTAETVESAEALLVFSLAGEWYAVPLAQVRYIWSVRWVQSVEEKAATPTESVEVFTRVPGAPPEVRGVMSLRGRMVVVYDTHRRLGLPPPDTTRLWILVIQDGDDRVGLFIERQSYVYRVSPEAILPPPFHLPSEKSEFLRGIVQHGDRVIGVLDLDRFLAL